From Parus major isolate Abel chromosome 1A, Parus_major1.1, whole genome shotgun sequence, the proteins below share one genomic window:
- the ASCL4 gene encoding achaete-scute homolog 4: protein MDSTKDDAKLLKRIAFPGAASLANSPMHPHGLPLREPFGVPFPLDPSYWEQAYSGHTGRISYIPFPGYMGIYDYSFEPAFIRKRNERERQRVRCVNEGYTRLREHLPKEFADKRLSKVETLRAAISYIKHLQSLLDCHPLGSASKEALCGKECPGTPGPASPRECNSDGESKTSSASSPYSEFEETGS from the coding sequence atggACAGCACTAAAGACGATGCTAAACTGTTGAAGAGGATTGCATTTCCAGGAGCCGCGTCCCTGGCTAACAGCCCCATGCACCCCCATGGGCTACCCCTGAGAGAGCCCTTTGGGGTTCCCTTCCCCCTGGACCCATCTTACTGGGAACAAGCCTACAGTGGGCACACAGGTCGCATCTCCTACATCCCATTTCCTGGCTACATGGGCATCTATGACTATTCCTTCGAGCCTGCCTTCATTCGGAAGAGGAACGAGAGGGAGAGGCAGCGGGTGCGCTGCGTGAACGAGGGCTACACGCGCCTGAGGGAGCACCTGCCCAAGGAATTCGCTGACAAGCGCCTCAGCAAAGTGGAGACCCTGAGAGCTGCAATAAGCTACATCAAACACCTGCAGAGCTTGCTGGACTGCCATCCCTTGGGCTCTGCCAGTAAGGAAGCGCTCTGTGGCAAGGAGTGCCCAGGAACTCCCGGTCCGGCTTCCCCACGGGAGTGCAACAGCGATGGAGAGTCCAAAACTTCTTCAGCGTCATCCCCCTACAGTGAATTTGAGGAGACAGGCAGCTAG